A window of Fusarium falciforme chromosome 1, complete sequence genomic DNA:
GTGATGACTTGTGCAATGAACAATGATCGAGGGTCACTTGCGTgcgatgttgatgatggagattcAAATCTTGAGTGCGTGATATTAATCAATGTCGTTGTCGAGGGAAACACGGGGGGTGGGAAGGTGGCGCCGCCCTTTTTGTATGCCCGTCTCTCGGGAAGGAGGTAGAGGTACCTCCCTCCTGCACTTTAGAGAGCAAGGGTCTAGAGTGTTTTGACCAAGTTAGTACCCCGCGCTGGCTGAGGTGCTCATAGCGCAATCCTACCACATCTTCAGCCCTGCGTGAAATGACCTGATATTCGTCTTTATCACTCTGTGTCTGTAACCATCTTGAAGCCTTCAACAGGCCAAGAGACCAAGACGGGTATCGCATGTTGTTCAGGGACGcatccatcttggcgatTGCCAACGCCAGTACACGCTGTGTGTTGTTGACACTGTCCCTGGCTCTAACTGATAATGCACCCATGCACCAGTGAAGCCATTGATAACCAGCCGCACTCGATGCAACCCTCCCCAACCGAACTGGAAAGGAACCCAACTGCTGCACCCAATTACTGCCCAGATAGGGAGTAGCCAGGATAACCGAATATGATTCGCAAAGACTTCCAAGTGGACCTGCTAAGCTAAGGATTTAAGCCTATTCACGTTTCGCCCACCGGCGCTACCAGTGCCGTGGTACAAAACGACGATCAGCAACTTGCTCTCAAGGATACATAAACTTGTTCATTAGTTGGGCTATAAAATACATCATCTTGACCAACGCTTTCCAGCGCCAACTCGAGGACCGGCTATCATCAAGATCCCCAGCCCAGCACCATGATTCGCCCTATAATATAGCAGTGATAGACCCAGACGCCGAAACTCCCAGCCATACCTCCAAGCCCAATCCAATTCGAACCCACGGTATATCATCGTGCGGGTGCCCAATAAGATTACACAGGCCGTGAAACAAGACAAACGAGAAATGCTCATTACCTTAGTGTGCTGCTCCGCCCTTGACGAACCGTTCAGAAACCTCTACCCGCTTGTTTCCGAGGTCAACAATCTTGGCCACCAGCTTGTTCGCATTGTCCATCTCGACAATGTCATCGGCGCCTCCGAGGCTCACCCCGTTGACCATGATGTTGGGAACGGTCCTTCGTCCTGTAGTCTCGAGCAGCTGGTCTTGCAGAGCTTGACCCTGAGGGTgctcgtcaagctcaaccacGTACGGCTCAGGTGTGATGGCGTATTTCTCGAGCAAGAGGCCCTTGGCTCTCTTCGAGTAGGGGCAGTAAGACTTGGAAAAGATGATGACTGGGTAGCGGTTAGTCAAGCCTAAGCCGTTATTATATCCAATATCCACTTACCAGGCGACTTCTTGAGGATAGAGTCGAGCTCATCTCGCGCCTCAAGctgctccttggtcttggccttggtctcggcctgaggctgcttctccttggaAGCACCAACATCTTTGCCTCCGCTGGCAGGCTTGgcgaccttgtccttgtcctgaCCCTCTGCTGAGCTTCCAACACCGACAACGTTGCGCGGGGGATCAGGTCGCAGTCCACCCTTCTCgttggccttgtccttggcctccAGCTCGGCTGCCTTTAGGCGCTCCTGCATCTGGACGGCCATCTCcttgtcgtcctcgtcaacatcgccatctccatccttaTCAGCGGGTATGTGCCCGGCCTTTTGTCCCGTTTGAGAGTCTACCACGGCGTGCCCAGGCGGCGAGTCCCCGCCCATTGCATGCTGCGTCTTCTTGATAAACTCCTGGTTGCCGTATGCCTCGGCATCGCGGTGCGAGTCGAAGCCAGAGGTGTAGAAGAGAATAAAGATGAAGGTTCCCAGGGTCGCCAGGATCAGCAGGCGCACTCGGCGTGGAGAAGGCATGATGGGAAGTGGGAGGGCGATGGCGAGACCAGGGTGGATGCGCTAGGGAGCTTTGGTGGGTGGTTTTCGGGGCGTCGCGTGAGGCCGTGCAAGATCAATTCGACATTCGAGCTGTCAAGGAGCGTTGGGAGAGAGCGAAGGGAAGGTTGGCAGCGCGACAAGGAGTAAGTCGGCTAGTTCATCAGAGTCTGGTAGAAGAAGGCGACGTGGAcgtgagggagagggagagagagagggataCGAGAGACAGGCCAGAAAGGGAGACGTGATCATAGCTCCCCCAGACCGTGTCTAACCCGACGGGTTTAATTGGGGCCTTGAGCCAATCATGGCGCGTCGTTGATTTGAACTGTGCGCACAGTAAACATGAACTGTGCAACCTAGCTTGAAGCTCTAGAGAGACACTGGATGATTAACATGGAGAAACTTGATTATGTTGTAACTAGATAGATAATCGATAGAAAGGGTATTGACAAAATAAATGTTCCAGTTGCGCCCAAATATCAGCCCTATTAACCCCCCACTGACTCGACCCGTTCTTCAGTCCGTCAACCATTTTGCTCCTACAACAGTTCCTACTTCTCGGGTCAATGATAGCCTTGCGTATTCTGGAAATAGATAACTTACTAATGATTTCTCACAATGTCACACTCTCTTCCACAAAGCGACCTTGCACTCTTTCAATGTCGTCGACATCGGGCACATTCGAGTCCCTTGCCCGAGCACTCTCACTAGGCGCTTGAGCAGCCTCAAACAAGACATGAGGCGCACCGTGAGAAGAACGAGATCTCAAGTGTTGGTGGACATGCGTGTGTCGAGCATGTAGACTCcggtggttgtggttgtggttgtgcaTGGCTGGTGCAGCCTGAAGCCCGAGGGCCCAGAAGAAAaaggcgatgaagatggagagtcTGAGAGAAAGCATCTTGTCTGGGATAGCACTCGAGAGTAGATTGAGTATTGTAGTGGCTTGTTTGAATTGATGCCGCTTCTGTGCTTGTCGGTGACTCCGAAGCTGAAATGGGACTTGATGCTTTATATGCCTTCAGCCTCCAGCCGCTCCCTTTACTGCATCAGGACCATGACGACAGATAGGTCGTTCGCATTGAGCCCATGGCCACTCCTTGCTTTCTGCAATCAGCCTTTGGGATGTCGCTCGTGACCCTCCCGCGCAGGAATTCGAAGGGCCCTGAGCCGCGCTGAGACATCGTGTCTCTCCCTCTGCTCTCGACAGAGGCACCATCTTTACCCGAACCAGCCCCTGCGGCCAATGCACCAGCAAACGAGGCAGATCAGGTGGCCCGAGAGCGCCCTGCTCCCGGGAGGATGGTATGTAAAGTCAAACTATCGACGTCTGGCAATGTCTCATCCTGATGTCACCCGTATGCCTGGTCGTTGAAAACGTCCTCAACGTCTGGCGACCCTCATTCAAAGGGAAGGCTGGTTGTTGTGAAACATTCCCAATAATCGCAGTCTAGCACTACCCTAGGCTCTCTATCA
This region includes:
- a CDS encoding Glutaredoxin domain-containing protein, encoding MPSPRRVRLLILATLGTFIFILFYTSGFDSHRDAEAYGNQEFIKKTQHAMGGDSPPGHAVVDSQTGQKAGHIPADKDGDGDVDEDDKEMAVQMQERLKAAELEAKDKANEKGGLRPDPPRNVVGVGSSAEGQDKDKVAKPASGGKDVGASKEKQPQAETKAKTKEQLEARDELDSILKKSPVIIFSKSYCPYSKRAKGLLLEKYAITPEPYVVELDEHPQGQALQDQLLETTGRRTVPNIMVNGVSLGGADDIVEMDNANKLVAKIVDLGNKRVEVSERFVKGGAAH